CTCATTATGTTGGCAGGGAGCCATCTGCCTTGTTCTCTGCCTTCTGTACCTGGTCCAACACgtgcagtaaatatttgctggttAAAGCCAATGGAAGAGCAGTGCCTGGTTTACTGCAGCTTCTTACTGCATAGTCCCTGCCCTTGTACATCTTGATCTTTGTTGGAGGACAAAGTACGTGTACTAAGTATCCAACAAGGGAAGACAGGGAATGTTTACCAGTCCCTCCCAGATTGTGCACAGCCTTGTTCTAGCAGCTGTGAAGGGTGTCCGGCTGACTTTGGGAAGGAAACAGCAGTTGCTAAACACCTTCCACCCTtcagcccctggagaaggctaaCATTTGTCATCTTGTTTTATGTCACTTAATCCTTACACAGTCCTGCAGGGGTAAGTCATggtatccctattttatagatgagaagtcTGATCTGTGAGACCATTGACTAGCTCAAGGTCTCAGACCAAGGACGGCCCAAGCCGTGATGAGAACCCAGAGCTTCCTGTTGCCAGGGGTACTGCGCTTCCTGTAAGCCTAAATAGGAAGAAATGAAGTCAGGAACAGGGTCTAGATGCCAGGTGGTGGCTGGGTACAGAGGCAagggtgattttcttttcttctttattatttttaaaattttcattttgaaatcatCTCAGATTTGCAAACTTTGTGCAAAGAATTCCCATATACCCCCTCACCCAGTTCTCTGAAATGTTAACATCTTCCATAACCATGGTACAGTCATCAAAACCAAGAAATTAACATCCATCCAAACTGTTACCACTCTCCAGACTCCAGTGAAATTCCGTGCATTGTCTCCCCTACGTTCCTTTTCTGGTCTACAGTCCAGTCCAGGATATGTAGGTTGGTCCAGCCAGTCCCATCCGTGCTGTGCCGAGTGTTTGTTGTCCCCGTGGCACAGCAGGCGGGAAGGCAAGAACCAGCAGCTCCCGCCAGTGCTCACCTGGTCTTGGTGCGCCTTCCCCAGGTTCTCACACGTCCTGTCCCCTTTCCTTCTtggaaatgtcacctcctcaaagAGGCCTTCCGTGACTGACCATCAGATCTAGAATAGCAGCTCTTGTCCTCCTTCTCTGTCCTTTCGCCTTGTTTATTTTGTCATCTTCTctggacagtgaaagtgaaaatgaaagtctctcagtcaagtccaactctttgcaaccccatggactacacagtccatggaattctccaggccagaatactggaatgggtagcctttcccttttccaggggatcttcccaacccagagatcgaaaccaggtctcctgcattgcaggcagattctttaccagctgagccacaagggaagcccaagagtactggagcgggtagcctatcccttctccagcagatcttcccgatccaggaatcaaaccagggtctcctgcattgcaggcggattctttaccaactgagctatcagggaacagtatgtttgtttatttatttatttggctgcctcgggtcttagttgtgttgCACGAGGTCTTCATTGCATCttgtgggatctttcactgtggtgcAAGGACTCAGttgttgtggtgtgagggctcagtagttgtggcctgtggaccTAGTTGCTCcatagcgtgtgggatcttagttccccaaccagggatcaaaccagagtcccctgctttgcaaggcggattcttaaccactggcccacagggaagtcccttgacagTATGTTTACTGTCCTGTCTGTCCTACTAGAGTAGAAGCTGCAAGAAAGCCGGGACTGTGCCTTACCCGCTGTGTGCCCAGAGCAGGCTAATAGCAAGGCCTCACTAAATATTGTGGAATGAGTGAAAGTAGGAAGTGGtcgaaattaattttaaaataaaacaaaaacaggaccCATAAAAAACAGTCATGAAGACTCCTAAAGGATGGTAGAACCCCTCCACAGCGCATTCAATTTCCCAACTGAAACAAGTGCTCAGGCACACAGAGCTGGGACAGCAGTGATTCACCTTCAGCAAACTGTTACGGAaacatgcttgctgctgctgctaagtcgcttcagtcctgtctgactctgtgcgaccccatagacggcagcccaccaggctcccccgtccctgggattctccaggcaagaacactggagtgggttgccatttcctgctccagtgcatgaaagtgaaaagtgaaagtgaagtcgctcagctgtgtccgactcttagcgactccatggaccgcagcctaccaggctcctccgtccatgggattttccaggcaagagtactggagtggggtgccattgccttctccgtggaaaCTGCTTGGTTTTGATCAAATTGCTTGCAGACAGATCAGCTTGCCCTTCCCAAAGGGCCCTCCCCTTGCCCCTGCCCCTCACAGACACAATAAACCTCTGTAGGGATTTGGGGTCCTTCATCCAGCATCCcaacttctacttttctgtctcagGCTTGATCAGCCAGAATCCCACCCCCATTACCGCCTTGCTGTGTAAACCTAAACACTGACCAAACCCACCCACAGCCTAGCCTGTCACTCTCCTGTGAGCCCAGGGCCCAAGATGGCTCATTCTTCACAGGGCCCAGTATAAAATGGCATTTGGACCCTCTTGCtcaaaaagcaagaaagaggTGCCACATCCGATACGAAATTATGAAGACTTTCCTTTGTTCTACAATCTCTTTCTCTTGACTTGCCATGATGTTTTTAATTTGCTACTTAATGTCATTTGAGTAGgggaacatttaaaatgttaattattagcATGAATTGTGCCATTCATTATATATCATGCAATGtcaattttaaatgcaaatataagaacacttggggcttcccaggtggctcagtggcaaatgaatccacctgccaagcaggagatgagagttcaatccctgggtcaggaagatcccctgaaggaaatggctacccactccagtattcttgcctgggaaatcccatggacagaggaacctggtgagctacagtccatgggattgcaaaagagctggacccggcttagcgactaaacagcaccAACAGCAACAATAAGAACATTTAAGTTATGTGTGGGATCACTGAAACTACGTAGCTCACACTTCTTAGCCTGCACACAGATATGTGTTATGTTCTTACCAGAACAGTGGAAGTGTGGGGCAGACCTAACTCAGCTGTTTTTGTTTCACTTCTTGATGCATAGCACATTCTCAGCTCTCTCTACTTTCAGCTTTCCGATGAACGAGGAAGAGCTGGAAAGAAAAGGACAGATCCGTcgcctctttcctttcctttctgtaacAGCATCATTTGCAGCACTAATGGTAGGATTATACATAAGAAAGGATGTGGTAGGGTTCCTGTGTCTCTTAGAACACCATTGCCTCTTGATGCATTTTAAGCAAATTCCTTTttttatataagattttttttttttaatgtggaccattttaaaagtctttattgagtttgttacaatattgcttctattttacgATTTGGTATTTTGGCCACAAGGTGCATGGGATCTTTGcctcccaaccaggaatcgaactcacaaCGCCTGCAttagaaagcaaaattttaaccactggaccaccagggacatcccacAAGCAAATTCTAGTTTGAACCCAAAGTGTGGCTCACAGGTCAgctatgctaagtcccttcagtcgtgtccgactctgtgcgaccccatagacggcagcccaccaggatcccccgtccctgggattctccaggcaagaacactggagtgggttgccatttccttctccaatccatgaaaatgaaaagtgaaagtgaagtcgctcagtcatgtccgactcttatcgaccccatggattgcagcctaacaggctcctccgtccatgggattttccaagcaagagtactggagtggggtcagcTAGTGCCCTCCAGCCCTTTACTCATAGAGGTACACTCACTTGTCTTCACCTTGGGTCTTGAATTCCCACACATAGAGGGTCCACCAGAATTCTGTGCTCATGGCCGTGGTGAACACGGTGTGTGAAGCAAGGTCAGGGCAGCAGGGACCGAGCAGACACGTGTGATGTGACGTGATGATATGTGCATCACCCCTGCCCATGTGCACGTTCCGTTGTCCCATCAGACTTCACGTTCAAGACACAAGTTCAAAGAGAAAATCATTAAGGATTTCAGGATGGTGACAGCAGAGCGTCATGCCCAGTGTGGGGCCCTCTGTGACTGCCGGGTCACGCATCTGTAAAGCTGCCCTGTGTGCCAGAATCCTGTATTGGGGGACTCTGTCACTCACGAGTCCCCTCTGTTCCACGTGCCCCCTTTTCACTGTGTAGCCTAGAACGTGGCAGGTAGAGGGAGGGAGTGTGGTCAAACCATCCAGCCTCACTTCTGCTGGCTTCCTCCACCAAAGAGCCAAGCAGAGCTTTCTATAATTTCCCTAAGTGAACCCTGCTGTCTGCTGTCTCTGGGCCTGGGCCTATTGTTTCCTCTACCCTAGGGGTTCTCAGCCTTGTGGTCTCTGGGCCAATAGCATCAACATCACccggagcttgttagaaatacagaatcCTGGGCCCCACTCAAGCTGTCTAAGACTCAAAACGCTGGGATGGGGCTGAGGAATCTGGCCTTCAGTAGGTCCCACGCGTGACTGCGACGCACCGCTGCTCTGCCTGAAATAGGGTTCCCACCTCCTTGCGGCTTCCTAACTCCTGTACTGCTTTCACTGAATAAAGCCCTTATCCTCAGATCTCTTCTGTGAATTCCTCAGTTCACATCTGGCCTGATGAGCTTTGAGCTTGGGGTCTGTCTGTTTCATTTTGCATCTTTGTCCTGAGTCCTGAGCAAGGCAGACAGTCGGCACACGACAAGTGGCGGTGGAGTTGCACTGGCGCAGGGGGTGACCGAGGCAGTGGAGACGTGGGGCCTGGGCTGAGCAGACGTCCCGCCCCGCAGGTACAGCCTCTACACGCGCACCCGGCTCGGGTACCTCTTCTACCGCCAGCAGCTGCGCAGGGCTCGGAATCGCTACCCCAAAGGCCACTCCAGAACCCAGCCCCGCCTCTTCAATGGTGAGCTCTGGCTGCCCCAGGCCAGCAACCGCCCCAGGCTGTGCCCACCCACCCCATCTCTTTCCCCCAGTGGATGGGCTACctgccctgccccccaacccACATCTCTGTTTCCCAGGAGTGAAGGTGCTCCCCATCCCCGTCCTCTCGGACAACTACAGCTACCTCATCATCGACACCCAGGCCCGGCTGGCTGTGGCTGTGGACCCGTCAGACCCTCAGGCTGTCCAGGTGAGGGGAGGATGAGGGCAGTGGGACCTGGGCTCACCTGGGGGGCTGGCAGCTTCTTGCTAGAGAGAGGCTGACCTTGCTCTCTGCCAGTGGGAGGTGCCCCCTCCATGTGCACGCACACAGCACACCCTGACCACCACAAACACACGTGACCCACTGGGGAAGGGTCAGTGTGCAGGGTGTGgccgggggaggaggggaggacagCAGTGGGAGAATCAGAGCTGGAGGGAGAGTGGTGCTGACCCGGGGCTGTGGGTCTAGCCAGCTTccttctgcctcttcctctctgtGGCCCCCTCTCTGAACCTTGCTTTTCTTGCCTCTGTCTGTTGTGTTTGGGTCCCTTCATCATTCTCTCCATTTCTTACGTCTCTGTGTACATGTACCTGTGTGTCCACCTGCTCTGCCAGTCTCCCTCCACCCTGTGCCTGTGCTGAGGCTCAGGTGCCCCCCTTTATCCAACCCCCTCTTCCCTACCCCCTTCCCATTCTCTGGCTCCATCGCCTTCCCCACATCTCTCCCTGCTCTCCTCTCCACCCAGCATCCCGATCCCCAGCCTGACTACCTCCTCTCTCCCCCAGGCTTCCATTGAAAAGGAAGGTGTTAACTTGGTTGCCATTCTCTGCACCCACAAACACTGGTAAGGGGCTGAGGTGGGAGGTCTGAGTGCAGATCATCTTCCCTTGGCCGGCCCTGGCTCCGCTGGGCTTTCCAGGACTGGGACCCATGAGAACAGACTGGGCTATGGGTCAGGGCTCAGGCTGGGGGGCACCATCCTCATGAAGTCACTGGGGCACCAGGGGAgggggggaagagggagggacggGTCTCCCCCTCTTCTACTTCCCAGGCTCCTGAAGCACcagagaagggcagggcaggCATTTCTCTTTCATTCCATGGGCATGTCTGCTGGGCATGGGCAAACCTTGTCATCTCTTTCATCCAGGGAGGTTTTAGTCCAACAGGGGAGACAGCCCTGTGGGAAAGTATACAAACAATAACAACTGTGCAGCCAACACAGGGTTTGGGGGGCAGGGGCACTGGGTGGGTATGATGAGATCCACGTGGAGGAATTAGAGGGCAGGACGACAGCTTGAACAAAGGTCTGAAGTGGAGCGGATGGCTTGGTTCAGTCCAGGAACCAGGAGTCGCAGGGCTCAAAGCCCTGGAGATGCTTTGTGAAGAAGGAGGCTAGGAGGCCCAGTGCAGTTGCCCCTTAAAGCCCCTGTCTGTCTGTGCCATCCTACAGGGACCACAGCGGAGGGAACCGCGACCTCAGTCGGCGGCACCAGGACTGTCGGGTGTATGGGAGCCCTCAGGACAGCATTCCCTACCTCACCCAGTAagtccctgacccaggggtgggatggccctgtccttcaccctcatcCTTCAGTTACGTGTTTCAGGGCTGTCAGCAGTTGGATCTTTGCTGATGCCCTTCTTGGCCCTTCAAGGGCAGATCACAGCCCATCTGAAGCATAACACTGTCCACCCCACAACTGATCCAGCCATAGTCCCCCAAAGAGGAAGCAGGAGGGCTTGAATCTGAAGCACTGGGCACTGAGGGGGCCCATCTTTCCCTGGTGGGGAAGCCCTGCTCCTGCACATCACCTATCCCCTTGGGCCTGGGCGGTgcgggggagggaagaggagcaTGGCCCAAGTTTTAGTGCCTTCTCTCCACTGTTGCCTCCCTCCTCAGTCCCCTGTGTCATCAAGATGTGGTTAGCGTGGGACGGCTTCAGATCCGGGCTCTGGCCACCCCGGGCCACACACAAGGCCATCTGGTCTACCTGCTGGACGGGGAGCCCTATGAGGgtccctcctgcctcttctcaGGGGATCTGCTCTtcctctctggctgtggtgagTCCCCCAAAAGGGAAGGGGGAGTGCAGGgatgagagggaggaagagaggccaGGGCAGGGGCCTGAGGACAGCCGCAGCCCCACGCAATGCACGGAAACGTTGGTTTCCACACACGTGTTGCCTTAGCAGTTATTCCCACCTTTGTTACCTCGATTTTTCTTTCATATCCTCATGACATCCCAAAGGGGATGGATGGAATGAGGTGAAGCCTATAACTGAGTACTGACCTCAAAGAGCATTTGTTTCCATTGGGTGGAGCCGGGTTCTATGATAGAGTGACTGGCAAGACCAGTTACAAAAACCTGAGAACCCCTGAGTGACAGGGTGATCCTGTGGGTGGGGGATCACCAGTCCCAGGCAGTGCAGGCAAAGAAGGAGGTGCTGTGTGGAAAAGCGCAACCTTGCCTGGAGTGGGCCTGGGGCCACAGAACTCAGCCTGGAGGCTCCACACCCCCTCTCCCCCCACGTGTCAGTCTGTGCCCTCAGACAGGCCCAGCTAGGGCTGAATGTTTGGGTCCAGCTcccagggggagggagggatcGATGCCAGACAAATGGGCATGGCAGGGGCATGGGTGAGGGCTGGTGGTCAGCCCCAGCTATACAGGGGGGTCCCCAGCCCTCTCCATGGACCTTACCCTGCTGTGTGATCCTTGTTCCTCACACATACCCGCTGACCCTACCAGGACGGACCTTTGAGGGTACTGCAGAGATCATGCTGAGCTCACTGGACACCGTGCTTGGGCTGGGAGACGACACTCTTCTGTGGCCTGGTGAGGTTCCCCTCCATCTCTTCCCAGCCCCTCACACACCCAGAGTCCCAGCCGACCcagttcctgacccagaggtgaCACAGCTCTGCCTCCAGTGGCTCCTGGGAGCCATCTCCAGCAGTGGGGGCAGACTCCCTTCTTTCTGGAGCACTGGCTGTGTAAGGCCTCTTATGTCAGCTGCCCCTGGCAGCCAGCCCACAGCCTCTGGGGAGCCCTGTAAGCCCCAGAGTGTCCCCATGGGATGGCTGATTTCTCATAGCCAGAGCCTAGAACAGAAAATAGCCTTTGCTTAATGAGGCGCCTTAAATCCACTCTGAATGGATCATTACCTGTGTCCATCACACCCACACGGCACACCCATCATccatatgcatgtatgtggaatatccatccatacatacatacatgcatgggTACATTGCGTATCTGTAGTTTCTAAAACACATCCACTAATATCTCAGTCAATCCTCAGAACAtatgttcatccattcattccattcaacaaatactttgtTGAGCACCTAACGAGCACCAGGTCGTGATCCCAGCCCCAGGGACACATAACGTTCTAGTGGCATTATTATTTTCCCCACTTGCCAAAGGAGAAAACGTTGGCTCAGAGAGGGGCCATGACTGACTGAGGTTGCACAGCTGGGCAGAACCAGCAGCACTAGAATGCAGGTCTTCTGGCTCCAGGTCTGTGGTTCCCCCCCCAATTGCTTCTGCAGCGTCACTCGTGGCTGACTTGTGTTTACAGAAGCGGCTCCTTGTGGTTGGGCTTTTTCTAGAAGCACTATCCCTCCTCCTCAGTTGTTAGGTACCCATTGGCCTGGGAATGGGAGGACTTTTCCTGACCATAACCTGTCTCACTCTGCCCTGTGTCTCGACCCCCATGGCCATCCTTAGGCCACGAGTATGCAGAGGAGAACCTGGGCTTTGCAGGCGTGGTGGAGCCCGAGAACCTGGCCCGGGAGAGGAAGATGCAGTGGGTGCAGAGGCAGCGGATGGAACGCAAGAGCACGGTGCGGGGCTTGGGTCCAGGAGGGGCCGGGGGCATTCCCCAGAGGGATCCCATCTCTGCTGAGCCAGGCCCTGCAGGCCCCTCCCCAGAGCTCTGGCCTGTTTGGCACAAGGGCCTTCCAGTGAGAACTCCTGAACCCCAggatggggcaggaggtggggaggtTTTCCTGGTTGGATCCGTTTTCCAGATCCTCCCCACCAAAGCCCGTGTCTCTCCTCCCACAGTGCCCGTCCACCCTGGGGGAGGAGCGCTCCTATAACCCGTTCCTAAGGACACACTGCCTGGTGCTGCAGGAGGCTCTGGGGCCAAGCCCCGGCCCCACAGGCGATGATGGCTGCTCCCGGGCCCAGCTCCTGGAGAGGCTCCGCCAGCTGAAGGACCTGCACAAGAGCAAGTGACCCCACCCCGGCCCAGCCCAACCCACACACCGCGGTGGGGAGACCGCCCATCATCGCCCACACCACACCATCCCTCTCTCTGCTACCACCCCACCTCCATCAGCTCGTCAGCGGGCACCACCCGGACACTGGTCAAGGGCAGAGGAGGGACAGGCGAGGAGACCCTGAGACCGAGAGGAGGCCGGCTGACGGAAGGCTTGGGGACTCCACAGGGTGAGGCTGAGTCACCAAGGGCAGAGCTGACACTGGGAGTTAGTTCCCCCTGTTCCTGCCACGGCAGTGAGGACGCAGAGCCCTTGCTCTCGCTGCAGCCTCTGAACTCAGGGCAGCAGGAGTCCCGAACAGGGTGAGTccatcttccccttcctcccatccACGGCTGGGAAAGAAACTCGCTCCCCCAGATTGGCCTGAGGTGAGGTGCTTTGGAAAAGCAGTCACTCAGAGGGGCACCTGGGCTCTGGTTTTCTGagcctctgcccctcctcccccaggcatTTTTGCACAAGAGCAAGGCACCCATAAGAGCAaggccacccccgcccccacaagggcattttttttaaacagagccaTTTCTGAGAAAGAGGAAAGGGCTGGAAGCCTGGCTGTGGACAATCTGCCTCTGTGACTCCCCTGCTGCCTGGAAGGGGGAGAGTCCCCGTTGCCAAGGAGACACCAGGAGGCTGGGACTGGAGGCCCACGGTCATGTAGGTCACACATGCTCCCTGCACAGCTGGCCTGGTCCTGCCCGCTGGCCTCTGCCCCTGCCCTGGGCCAGCAGGGCCCCTCCTTCCTTGGGGACCAGAGAGCCATTGTCCCCCAGGTCCACTGTGGTTTTCTCATTGTGGCCCTTATTCTTAGAAACTCCTGCTTCATCCTCAACCCTTGCCCCTTTCAGTTAGTGAAGCCATTCATCTGGCCCTTTGCAATTGGCCAACAACATCGCCTTGTCATTTCTCATTTGCCCTTGGCCCCATCCTGGCAGGAGCAGGGGGTCTACACAGCAGAGAGCAGAAATCAGAAGTCCAGAAGTGGACAGCTCTCGAGTGAGTGGCAGCTTCTAGGACCCCGGGTCCGGGCCTTTCCCCTCTGCTCAGCCCTCCCTCAGCTCAGCTCCTCCTCTGGCCTTGGGTCCAGGTCCCTTTGGGGCCACAGTGAGGACAACGATGGTCCTCAAGCAGGCGTACCTGGGGTCAGCCAGGAGCCTTCTCTTCCTGGGTGGAAGCCTTCCCTCAGGCTCTGCTCCCCACTGGGGAGCCCCCGAGATGCCCCTGCCCTCAGTTTCCCTCATCatcctgcctctgcctccctctccggCCACAGTCTCTGGTACCAACTCTAGCAATACCGCCAGAATAGTCAGAGCTCCCCGCCCCTCCAGACCTGCAGTTCCTGCCTCTGTGCCTTCGCTCCTGCTGTTCCTCAGAATGGAATGCCTTTCCCTTGCTCCTCCTGCCTTGTCTGCCTGGCAAACACCTAGTCATCTCACCAATCCCCCTCAAggtccccctcctccaggaagtcccccCTCGTCCTCCCatgcccctccccctccaggcTACCTCTGCTCTTTGTCAATGCTTCTCTTGCAGCACTTATCACACTGTATTTTACTTGTTTACACATTTGTCTCCCCCTTCTCGACTGTGAACCCTTCAGGGCATGGACTTTATCTTATGCATCTCTGTATTTCGCGCCTAGcacggtgcctggcacacagtaggcgctcaataaatgttgaatgaatgaatgatttaacCAAGGCTTGGTCCCTCAGTGGGCTTGTCTTTATTGCTAGCTCTGTTTCCCTCTCTGGGTTACAGTTCTTGCTTGCTCAGAAGGACTGCACTTCTAGAACTCTGGGCAAAAACAAAGCTATAAATATATCCTTCCATGGCTCATGAGGATTTGTTCAGGGTTTATGAT
The window above is part of the Bos javanicus breed banteng chromosome 2, ARS-OSU_banteng_1.0, whole genome shotgun sequence genome. Proteins encoded here:
- the PNKD gene encoding probable hydrolase PNKD isoform X1, with protein sequence MAAVVAATALKGRGARNARVLRGILSGATANKASQNRSRALQSHSSPECKEEPEPLSPELEYIPRKRGKNPMKAVGLAWYSLYTRTRLGYLFYRQQLRRARNRYPKGHSRTQPRLFNGVKVLPIPVLSDNYSYLIIDTQARLAVAVDPSDPQAVQASIEKEGVNLVAILCTHKHWDHSGGNRDLSRRHQDCRVYGSPQDSIPYLTHPLCHQDVVSVGRLQIRALATPGHTQGHLVYLLDGEPYEGPSCLFSGDLLFLSGCGRTFEGTAEIMLSSLDTVLGLGDDTLLWPGHEYAEENLGFAGVVEPENLARERKMQWVQRQRMERKSTCPSTLGEERSYNPFLRTHCLVLQEALGPSPGPTGDDGCSRAQLLERLRQLKDLHKSK
- the PNKD gene encoding probable hydrolase PNKD isoform X2, with product MAWRGWPASWLWVASCGLLLLVFVLLLSPRSCRARRTLRGLFMARSKRLLFRIGYSLYTRTRLGYLFYRQQLRRARNRYPKGHSRTQPRLFNGVKVLPIPVLSDNYSYLIIDTQARLAVAVDPSDPQAVQASIEKEGVNLVAILCTHKHWDHSGGNRDLSRRHQDCRVYGSPQDSIPYLTHPLCHQDVVSVGRLQIRALATPGHTQGHLVYLLDGEPYEGPSCLFSGDLLFLSGCGRTFEGTAEIMLSSLDTVLGLGDDTLLWPGHEYAEENLGFAGVVEPENLARERKMQWVQRQRMERKSTCPSTLGEERSYNPFLRTHCLVLQEALGPSPGPTGDDGCSRAQLLERLRQLKDLHKSK